One segment of Candidatus Glassbacteria bacterium DNA contains the following:
- a CDS encoding sigma-70 family RNA polymerase sigma factor yields the protein MNSLAGQFRISFLVSGDKENRGRIFDEIWRSYQQRIAVFVRYATRAEAGEVEDITQEIMIRVYRNLHRYNPIFSFNGWIYTLARNYCIDHLRKTSAGNNPRNRADNVDLDTVESTMPDPEQLLIDDQQARFIGGFINSLEYRDRQAAFLRFYEGMSYKSIAGVLDIPVGTLKYRIHVIRQNLKSAMKERDAIRT from the coding sequence ATGAACAGTCTGGCCGGACAGTTCAGGATTTCCTTTCTCGTCTCGGGAGACAAAGAGAACAGGGGACGTATTTTCGATGAAATCTGGCGATCCTATCAGCAGCGGATCGCGGTGTTCGTGCGCTATGCAACCCGCGCGGAGGCGGGAGAGGTAGAAGATATTACCCAGGAGATCATGATCCGTGTTTACCGGAACCTCCACCGCTACAACCCGATCTTTTCTTTTAACGGCTGGATCTATACGCTGGCGAGAAATTACTGTATCGACCACCTGCGTAAGACTTCAGCCGGAAATAACCCGCGCAACCGTGCGGATAACGTTGACCTCGACACCGTTGAATCGACTATGCCGGACCCCGAGCAACTGCTGATTGATGATCAACAGGCCAGGTTTATCGGCGGCTTTATCAACTCGCTCGAGTACCGGGACAGGCAGGCGGCTTTTCTCAGGTTTTACGAGGGTATGAGCTACAAATCAATCGCCGGGGTACTGGACATTCCGGTCGGTACGCTCAAGTACCGGATACACGTGATCAGGCAAAACCTTAAATCGGCCATGAAAGAGCGCGATGCGATACGAACCTGA
- a CDS encoding PAS domain-containing protein, giving the protein MTVSDKILDLIHEHVECGIFAVDADCRVIYWNAAAERITGRTAAEMIGSECCDTHCLNCINQEREKPDERSPLADNGEEFKAGECVLRRPDGSMVRVLKNVRAMRDESGNLIGAVECLTDVSSIKPDLTAYSSGSEQHDETAPVPGMIGRGQAMREVYRLVRFAADSESTVLITGESGTGKELIARAIHQLGRRSSGPLVAVSCSALPESLLESELFGHVKGAFSGAVRDKVGRFELAGGGTVFLDEIGDISPLIQLKLLRVLQNQEYQRVGESATRTADVRIIAATNKNLLEAVRRGEFREDLFFRLKVFPVALPPLRDRTGDISELVQYFIDLFNRKTGKHVERIDHEAMKLLMDYCWPGNVRELEHAIEYAFVLCQTSEITPFMLPQEILRVEFRKQMCPPGQQNFLYGTPAGAQGGQATPPPAGRTRPGREELLQALESNGWNQSATARYFGVSRVTVWNWINKFGIEKP; this is encoded by the coding sequence GTGACTGTAAGCGACAAAATCCTCGACCTTATCCACGAGCACGTTGAGTGCGGTATCTTCGCGGTGGACGCCGACTGCCGGGTGATTTACTGGAACGCCGCGGCCGAGCGGATCACCGGGAGAACCGCGGCGGAGATGATCGGGAGCGAATGCTGCGACACGCACTGCCTGAACTGTATCAACCAGGAAAGGGAAAAGCCCGACGAGCGCTCCCCGCTCGCGGATAACGGTGAAGAATTCAAGGCAGGCGAATGCGTGCTGCGCAGGCCCGACGGGAGCATGGTGCGGGTGCTGAAAAACGTCCGGGCCATGCGCGATGAGTCGGGCAACTTGATCGGGGCGGTCGAATGCCTGACCGACGTCTCCTCGATCAAACCCGACCTGACCGCCTATTCCAGCGGCAGCGAACAGCACGATGAGACCGCGCCGGTGCCGGGGATGATCGGCCGGGGCCAGGCCATGCGCGAGGTGTACCGCCTGGTCCGGTTCGCCGCCGACAGCGAGAGCACCGTGCTGATCACCGGTGAGAGCGGCACGGGCAAGGAGCTTATCGCCCGGGCGATTCATCAGCTCGGCCGCCGCTCCTCCGGCCCGCTGGTGGCGGTCAGCTGCTCCGCCCTGCCGGAAAGCCTGCTGGAGAGCGAGTTGTTCGGCCATGTCAAGGGCGCGTTCAGCGGCGCGGTGCGCGACAAGGTCGGGCGGTTCGAGCTGGCCGGGGGCGGGACAGTCTTCCTCGATGAGATCGGCGACATCAGCCCGCTGATCCAGCTCAAGCTGCTGCGCGTGCTGCAGAACCAGGAGTACCAGCGCGTGGGCGAAAGCGCCACCCGCACCGCCGATGTCCGCATAATCGCCGCCACCAACAAGAACCTGCTCGAAGCGGTCCGGCGCGGCGAGTTCCGCGAGGACCTGTTCTTCCGCCTCAAGGTCTTTCCTGTCGCCCTCCCGCCCCTGCGCGACCGCACGGGCGATATCAGCGAACTGGTCCAGTATTTCATCGACCTGTTCAACCGCAAGACCGGCAAGCACGTGGAGCGGATCGACCACGAGGCGATGAAGCTGCTGATGGACTACTGCTGGCCGGGCAATGTCCGCGAGCTGGAACACGCAATCGAGTATGCGTTCGTGCTCTGCCAGACCAGCGAAATAACGCCGTTCATGCTGCCCCAGGAAATCCTGCGCGTGGAGTTCCGCAAGCAGATGTGCCCGCCGGGCCAGCAGAATTTTTTATATGGAACGCCCGCGGGCGCGCAGGGCGGCCAGGCCACACCCCCGCCGGCCGGCCGCACCCGCCCGGGCCGCGAGGAACTGCTCCAGGCACTCGAATCCAACGGCTGGAACCAGAGCGCCACTGCGCGTTATTTCGGCGTGAGCCGGGTGACTGTCTGGAACTGGATCAACAAGTTCGGGATCGAGAAGCCGTGA
- a CDS encoding CBS domain-containing protein codes for MSTVGDLLKTKGSQVLTTYEDNLIADTVAVLVEHNIGSLIVMDHEHHIVGIITERDIMRVSHRKGPDFGKTKVGEVMTPRDDLVVGLLEDTVDYIMQVMTQNKIRHVPIIDKERLLGMLSIGDVVKARLDAVQTENHYLRDYLGDKYPA; via the coding sequence ATGAGTACAGTTGGCGATCTGCTGAAGACAAAGGGCTCGCAGGTACTGACCACGTACGAAGACAACTTGATCGCCGATACGGTGGCGGTGCTGGTGGAGCACAATATCGGCTCGTTGATCGTGATGGATCACGAGCACCATATTGTCGGCATTATCACCGAGCGGGATATCATGCGGGTCTCGCATCGCAAGGGGCCGGATTTCGGTAAGACCAAAGTGGGCGAGGTGATGACGCCGCGCGACGATCTGGTGGTGGGACTGCTGGAGGATACAGTGGACTATATCATGCAGGTGATGACCCAGAACAAGATCCGTCACGTACCGATTATCGACAAGGAGCGGCTGCTGGGGATGCTCTCGATCGGCGACGTGGTCAAGGCGCGGCTCGATGCGGTCCAGACCGAGAACCACTACCTGCGCGACTATCTGGGCGACAAGTACCCGGCCTGA
- a CDS encoding esterase family protein produces the protein MTRLIIRLLPALVAALQLSVAPAGAYQDFHDRTHYSQAFGQWRHYRILLPPDYETSGKHYPVVYYFHGHSSRYMGEPYGDGLQVSLPEMIDYLKTHDVICVRWDGWVEDNYSNFYSGSPYDIQSDNDPPEGQRDFGAYFLDLVAHIDSNYRTIADRQHRATCGLSMGGFMSLYLSGRYPQLVGSASSYNPGHEFWVGPAGAKSHYMLRDFTANHGATMVRLIRTSGDYISQYHDELHERYSRNPDVDYEFRREEYHRHWVKGLAETLDFHLRAFGSKSLNDTPRSFDHDNAFADFTVWGYHLQVANKKAGYTCLRGVTRNYFRVFTRAWQPDGPAVEGQTITVTTPMLYGNARQYRIMDYNHATGQVSYYTLTSTGKGRLTFKLDGNGHDIAVLDGSEGRAPVLLPVYRSGSPIVKADVQQHVPLRLLNSCDITVRDIGVSLSSRYPTVEITGGEITIDSISPGGVVDLTGRISQRFVSTSGFFQHCRLNLHIRYAGWYGADKRIDVRVLPSPLETPDSVLVLDGRSATLDIFRQAGNQGGGFVRQRTVTEGTGNGNGVAEPGEEVTLWVRTVQGLDPLDKKTWHRVKVYSYDPYVTVTQDIAEQKGLEWTSVKDHTSAIMISPGCPGGREIELFLESESYSYLWKPDYRFGEQLLYQAFQFHRDDVGRYGLKIGD, from the coding sequence ATGACTCGTTTGATTATCAGACTTTTGCCGGCCCTGGTGGCCGCGCTGCAACTGTCTGTCGCACCGGCCGGGGCCTACCAGGATTTCCACGACCGCACCCACTACAGCCAGGCGTTCGGCCAGTGGCGCCACTACCGCATCCTGCTGCCGCCGGATTACGAAACCAGCGGCAAACATTACCCGGTGGTCTATTATTTCCACGGCCACAGTTCGCGCTACATGGGCGAGCCTTATGGAGACGGGCTCCAGGTGAGCCTGCCGGAGATGATCGACTATCTGAAAACCCACGACGTGATCTGCGTGCGCTGGGACGGCTGGGTGGAGGACAATTACTCCAATTTCTACAGCGGCAGCCCCTACGATATCCAGTCCGATAACGACCCGCCGGAGGGCCAGCGCGATTTCGGAGCTTATTTCCTTGACCTCGTGGCCCATATCGACAGCAACTACCGCACGATCGCCGACCGTCAGCACCGCGCCACCTGCGGGCTGTCGATGGGCGGATTCATGTCGCTTTACCTCAGCGGACGCTATCCGCAACTGGTCGGCAGCGCCTCGAGCTACAATCCCGGCCACGAATTCTGGGTAGGTCCCGCCGGGGCCAAAAGCCACTACATGCTCAGGGATTTCACCGCCAACCACGGCGCAACCATGGTCCGGCTGATCCGCACCTCCGGGGATTATATCAGCCAGTACCACGATGAACTCCACGAGCGCTATTCCCGTAACCCCGATGTCGATTATGAGTTCCGCCGCGAGGAGTACCACCGTCACTGGGTAAAGGGGCTTGCGGAGACACTGGATTTCCATCTGCGCGCCTTCGGGAGCAAATCGCTCAACGACACACCGCGCTCGTTCGACCACGACAACGCGTTCGCTGATTTTACCGTGTGGGGATATCACCTGCAGGTTGCGAATAAGAAAGCCGGCTACACCTGCCTTCGCGGCGTGACCCGCAATTACTTCCGCGTTTTTACCCGTGCCTGGCAGCCCGATGGCCCGGCGGTGGAAGGTCAGACAATCACGGTAACCACGCCGATGCTCTACGGTAATGCCCGGCAATACAGGATCATGGACTACAACCACGCAACCGGACAGGTAAGCTATTACACGTTGACCAGCACCGGGAAAGGCCGGCTGACTTTTAAGCTCGACGGTAACGGACACGATATCGCCGTGCTGGACGGCAGCGAGGGCCGCGCTCCGGTCCTGCTGCCTGTTTACCGCAGCGGCAGCCCGATTGTGAAAGCGGATGTTCAACAGCACGTCCCCCTGAGACTGCTCAACAGCTGCGATATCACCGTGCGCGATATCGGAGTCAGCCTGAGCAGCCGGTATCCGACTGTCGAAATCACCGGCGGTGAAATCACGATTGACTCGATTTCCCCCGGCGGCGTTGTCGACCTGACCGGCAGGATCAGCCAGAGGTTCGTTTCCACCAGCGGCTTTTTCCAGCACTGCCGGCTGAACTTGCATATCCGCTACGCTGGCTGGTACGGAGCCGACAAGCGGATCGACGTCCGGGTGCTGCCCTCACCTCTTGAAACGCCCGATTCCGTGCTGGTGCTTGATGGCCGCAGTGCCACGCTGGATATCTTTCGTCAGGCGGGCAACCAGGGCGGCGGGTTTGTCCGTCAGCGGACTGTGACCGAGGGAACCGGCAACGGCAACGGGGTCGCCGAGCCGGGCGAGGAAGTGACACTCTGGGTGCGGACTGTCCAGGGACTGGATCCGCTGGACAAAAAAACCTGGCACCGGGTCAAGGTCTACTCTTACGACCCGTACGTGACTGTAACTCAGGATATCGCCGAGCAGAAGGGCCTGGAGTGGACAAGCGTCAAGGACCACACTTCGGCGATCATGATTTCGCCCGGGTGCCCCGGCGGGCGCGAAATCGAATTGTTTCTGGAAAGCGAAAGCTACAGCTATCTCTGGAAACCCGACTACCGTTTCGGCGAGCAGCTGCTCTACCAGGCGTTCCAGTTCCACCGTGATGATGTCGGGCGCTACGGGCTTAAAATCGGGGACTGA
- a CDS encoding alpha/beta hydrolase: protein MPVKRCAFAIIFALAVVLSAEPLPAQESLPGKTVSVNGMEMYYETYGQGEPLVLLHGFTGSSRGWRRLIDDFSGQYSLILPDLRGHGRSTNPSGKFTHRQSALDVYALLDHLGIGKFKGIGSSTGGMTLVHMATSQVERVEAMILIGATIYFPEQAREIMRSTFADSITDERRENLLRTHKRGDGQVRELLEQFRAFKDSYDDMNFTPPFLSTIKARTLIVHGDRDRFFPVNIPLEIYGSIPESYLWIVPNGGHGPLGGRWSGMFVQIAHEFLGGEWERR from the coding sequence ATGCCTGTGAAAAGATGTGCTTTCGCCATTATCTTCGCCCTGGCCGTGGTTCTGTCGGCGGAACCGCTGCCGGCCCAGGAATCGCTCCCCGGCAAGACGGTGTCGGTCAACGGGATGGAGATGTACTACGAGACCTACGGCCAGGGCGAGCCGCTGGTGCTGCTCCACGGGTTTACCGGATCGAGCCGGGGCTGGCGGCGGCTTATCGACGATTTTTCCGGCCAGTATAGCTTGATCCTGCCCGACCTTCGCGGCCACGGCCGCTCCACCAACCCATCCGGCAAATTCACCCACCGTCAGTCGGCCCTGGATGTTTACGCGCTGCTGGACCACCTCGGTATCGGTAAATTCAAGGGTATCGGTTCGAGTACGGGCGGGATGACGCTGGTCCACATGGCCACCAGCCAGGTGGAACGGGTGGAGGCGATGATTCTGATCGGAGCCACGATCTATTTCCCCGAGCAGGCCAGGGAGATCATGCGCAGCACGTTCGCCGACAGTATCACCGATGAACGCCGCGAGAACCTGCTGCGGACGCATAAGCGCGGCGACGGACAGGTCAGGGAGCTGCTTGAACAGTTCCGCGCGTTCAAGGACAGCTACGACGATATGAATTTCACTCCGCCTTTCCTGTCCACGATCAAGGCCCGGACGCTGATTGTCCATGGCGACAGGGACCGTTTTTTTCCGGTGAATATCCCGCTGGAAATCTACGGGTCGATCCCCGAGTCATATCTCTGGATCGTCCCGAACGGCGGGCATGGCCCCCTCGGCGGCAGGTGGTCCGGCATGTTCGTCCAGATCGCCCACGAGTTTCTGGGAGGCGAATGGGAGCGCAGATAA
- a CDS encoding cold-shock protein, whose product MATGKVKWFNESKGFGFIEQENGPDVFVHYSAIQSDGFKTLYENQEVEFDIVEGPKGLQSENVVPLNKG is encoded by the coding sequence ATGGCGACCGGAAAAGTGAAATGGTTCAATGAGTCCAAGGGCTTCGGATTTATTGAGCAGGAGAATGGACCCGATGTCTTCGTCCATTATTCCGCCATCCAGTCTGATGGTTTCAAGACTCTTTACGAAAATCAGGAAGTTGAATTTGATATCGTAGAAGGGCCGAAGGGACTGCAGTCTGAAAACGTGGTCCCGCTCAACAAGGGCTGA